The genomic window AGCGTCGAGCAGCCCATGGTCGCGACGTAATCGCAGGACCGCAGTTCGTCCAGCGTGATCTCCCGCGGGGTCCGACCGGAGAGGTCGAACCCCGCCTCGTCCATCACCTCGATCACCTCGTCGTGGACGTGATCGGCCGGATCGGTGCCGCCGGTCAGGATCTCGACGTCCCCGCCGAGGCCCCGGCGCTCGCGCTCGCGTTCCGCGAACGCGGTGGACATCTGCGAGCGGCCGGCGTTCTGGACGCACATGAAGGCGATGCGAGTCGCGTCGGTGTCGTCGGTGTCGGTGGACATGGGTTGG from Halomicrobium salinisoli includes these protein-coding regions:
- a CDS encoding low molecular weight phosphatase family protein; this translates as MSTDTDDTDATRIAFMCVQNAGRSQMSTAFAERERERRGLGGDVEILTGGTDPADHVHDEVIEVMDEAGFDLSGRTPREITLDELRSCDYVATMGCSTLDVGEVGADVDVRDWALDDPDGRDLDRVREIRDVIEGRVAALFDEFSDAP